Proteins encoded within one genomic window of Bacteroides sedimenti:
- the tatC gene encoding twin-arginine translocase subunit TatC — MAEMTFWDHLDELRRVLLRICAVWMVLLGGFFIAMPYLFDHVILAPCHDNFAFYALLKEIGQLLNLTDDFFTQHFEVKLININLAAPFFIHISTAFWMSVVVSVPYLLFEVWGFVKPALYKNERDNVRIALGFGTVMFFLGVLLGYFMVFPLTLRFLSTYDLSAQIENRISLNSYIDNFMMLVLMMGLVFELPLLTWMLSKIGLVSRSFLRKYRKHAVVAIFIIAAVITPTGDPFTLSVVAIPLWMLYELSILMINREKKAAVEVEEEDI, encoded by the coding sequence ATGGCCGAAATGACGTTCTGGGATCACTTGGACGAACTCCGTCGTGTGCTGCTGCGCATCTGCGCGGTGTGGATGGTGCTGTTGGGTGGCTTCTTTATAGCTATGCCCTATCTGTTTGACCACGTCATTCTTGCACCTTGCCATGACAATTTTGCGTTCTATGCGCTGTTGAAGGAAATCGGTCAGCTACTGAACCTTACCGACGATTTCTTTACCCAGCATTTTGAGGTGAAGCTCATTAACATCAACCTTGCGGCTCCGTTTTTTATCCATATATCCACAGCTTTCTGGATGTCGGTAGTGGTATCCGTACCCTATCTGCTTTTCGAGGTGTGGGGCTTTGTAAAGCCCGCTCTGTACAAGAACGAGAGAGACAATGTGCGTATCGCCCTCGGGTTTGGTACGGTCATGTTTTTTCTTGGTGTACTCCTGGGCTATTTCATGGTCTTTCCGCTTACACTGCGGTTCCTCTCTACCTACGACCTCAGCGCCCAGATAGAGAACCGCATCTCGCTCAATTCATACATTGATAACTTTATGATGCTGGTCCTGATGATGGGGCTGGTATTTGAACTTCCGCTTCTTACCTGGATGCTTTCGAAGATTGGACTGGTGAGCCGCAGCTTCCTGCGTAAATACCGTAAACATGCGGTGGTTGCCATCTTTATAATCGCGGCCGTAATCACACCTACAGGCGACCCATTCACATTATCCGTGGTGGCAATTCCTTTGTGGATGCTCTACGAACTCAGTATTCTGATGATCAACAGAGAAAAGAAGGCTGCAGTAGAAGTTGAAGAGGAGGACATATAG
- a CDS encoding glycosyl hydrolase family 95 catalytic domain-containing protein, producing the protein MKKSISLFIGIMLLTGCQTKTNLLTTESKSDLKFSRLALSWDEGIPLGNGTVGALVWQRDSMLRLSLDRTDLWDLRSIDSLSGPNYKYTWVQSQVAKKDYLPVQKKFDWPYDQLPAPSKIPGAALEFPVASLGDSAAVRLYLNNALCKVSWPNGTILKTFVHATKPVGWFVFENLPTGIHPMMVIPRYKGENVSSTDPVTGQDLRRLGYEQGTVNADEHSIVYHQKGDGDFYYNVAVTWKKEGNRLSGTWSVTSSMENNNAIDEAKEALSRGFEKDYNDHMRFWKNYWAQSSISIPDSVLQRQYDNEMYKFGSATRETSSPISLQAVWTADNGKLPPWKGDYHHDLNTQLSYWPTYTGNHLAEGLGYINTLWNQQNIYRAYTEQYFEKGGLAIPGVCTLTGEPMAGWIQYSLSPTVSAWLAQHFYLHYKYSMDSQFLQEKAYPFVKNVATFLEQITIMKNGKRTLEISSSPEIFDNSLQAWFKTITNYDLSLITFAFKAASELASEMNLPEESAHWKELQNQMPELDLDTDGSLTFANGFPYNESHRHFSHAMAIHPLGLINWNNGEKSQKIIKSTLDRMEKIGPEWWCGYSYSWFGNMKARMKDGNGAAKYLRLFAECFCLPNTFHVNGDQTKSGKSNFQYRPFTLEGNFAFAAGIQEMLLQSFDGVVRIFPAIPSDWKNVSFNKLRTIGAFLISAEIKNGKLNKVSVISEKGGNLKIQLPGSDEIKEYMMKPGEIRDII; encoded by the coding sequence ATGAAGAAAAGCATTTCATTATTTATAGGCATCATGTTATTAACAGGATGTCAGACTAAAACAAATTTGCTGACAACTGAATCTAAAAGTGATTTAAAGTTCAGTCGTTTGGCTTTAAGCTGGGATGAAGGAATACCACTTGGGAATGGAACCGTTGGAGCTCTGGTTTGGCAACGAGACAGTATGTTACGACTTTCCTTGGACCGTACAGATTTATGGGATTTACGTTCTATAGACAGTTTAAGTGGCCCTAATTATAAATACACCTGGGTTCAAAGTCAGGTAGCAAAAAAGGACTATCTTCCAGTTCAAAAGAAGTTTGATTGGCCTTACGACCAGTTGCCTGCCCCCTCTAAGATTCCGGGAGCAGCTTTGGAATTTCCAGTAGCCTCACTAGGCGATTCGGCTGCTGTGAGACTTTATCTGAACAATGCACTTTGCAAGGTTTCGTGGCCAAACGGAACTATTCTTAAGACTTTTGTTCATGCTACCAAGCCTGTAGGATGGTTCGTTTTCGAGAACCTTCCTACAGGGATTCATCCAATGATGGTTATTCCTCGTTATAAAGGAGAAAACGTTTCATCCACTGACCCTGTTACCGGACAAGACTTGCGCCGACTTGGTTATGAACAAGGAACTGTCAATGCAGACGAACATAGTATCGTTTATCACCAGAAAGGAGATGGAGATTTTTATTATAATGTTGCCGTAACCTGGAAAAAGGAAGGGAACAGGCTTTCTGGTACATGGAGCGTGACGTCGAGCATGGAAAACAACAATGCCATAGATGAAGCAAAAGAGGCCCTTTCACGTGGATTTGAGAAAGATTACAATGACCATATGCGCTTTTGGAAAAATTATTGGGCACAATCATCCATCTCTATTCCAGATTCCGTTTTACAGCGTCAATACGACAATGAAATGTATAAATTCGGATCTGCAACACGTGAAACCTCTTCGCCAATTTCTCTTCAGGCCGTATGGACCGCAGATAACGGCAAGTTGCCTCCATGGAAAGGTGATTATCATCATGATCTAAACACACAATTAAGCTATTGGCCCACTTATACCGGAAATCATTTGGCGGAAGGTTTGGGCTATATTAATACACTCTGGAATCAGCAGAATATTTATAGAGCTTATACTGAGCAATATTTTGAAAAAGGAGGCTTGGCAATACCAGGAGTTTGTACATTGACCGGCGAACCGATGGCTGGATGGATTCAATACTCTCTGTCTCCTACTGTTAGTGCTTGGCTAGCACAACATTTCTATTTGCACTACAAATATTCTATGGATTCTCAATTTCTTCAGGAAAAAGCTTATCCTTTTGTGAAGAACGTAGCAACTTTCCTGGAACAAATCACCATAATGAAGAATGGAAAACGTACACTCGAGATTAGTTCAAGTCCGGAAATATTCGACAACTCTTTACAAGCATGGTTTAAAACAATCACCAACTATGATTTGTCACTAATAACCTTTGCTTTCAAAGCTGCTTCTGAACTAGCTTCTGAGATGAATTTGCCTGAAGAGTCGGCACATTGGAAAGAACTTCAAAACCAGATGCCTGAGTTGGATCTAGATACAGATGGTTCACTCACTTTTGCGAATGGTTTCCCGTATAATGAATCTCACCGACATTTCTCTCATGCAATGGCTATTCATCCTCTTGGACTTATCAACTGGAACAATGGAGAAAAGTCGCAAAAAATTATAAAATCCACGCTCGATAGGATGGAAAAAATTGGTCCCGAATGGTGGTGCGGCTATTCATATAGTTGGTTTGGAAACATGAAAGCACGCATGAAAGATGGCAACGGCGCTGCAAAGTATCTTCGCTTGTTTGCTGAATGCTTTTGCTTGCCTAATACATTTCATGTAAACGGTGATCAGACTAAAAGCGGAAAATCCAATTTTCAATATCGTCCCTTTACACTCGAAGGTAACTTTGCATTTGCAGCAGGCATTCAGGAAATGTTACTTCAAAGTTTTGATGGCGTAGTGAGAATATTCCCTGCTATCCCTTCTGATTGGAAGAATGTATCTTTTAACAAGCTTCGTACAATAGGAGCATTCCTTATTTCAGCAGAAATTAAAAATGGAAAATTAAATAAAGTTTCAGTCATTTCAGAAAAAGGAGGCAATCTAAAAATACAACTTCCAGGATCTGATGAAATAAAGGAATATATGATGAAACCAGGAGAAATACGGGATATTATTTAG
- a CDS encoding glycoside hydrolase family 38 C-terminal domain-containing protein translates to MRKKIVLAVMALVSLSIGTASAKLTEVTGKQLPALYKTNQGLMQKVEVTIQQEDNPSVATIQFGKAKQEVKLQKGTNKFYFEIPQASTAEQVALVVSTNGETKQTTVNISPVRHWEMNMVQHTHTDIGYTRSQMEILAEHLRYIDYALDYCDATDNYPDFAKFKWTCEISWAVSEYLKCRPKEQIDRLKKRVKEGRIEIATMYLNFDELPDEQTLAASLAPIRQFRENGLRAEVAMQNDVNGIGWCFSEFFPDAGVKYVNMGTHGHRALICFDKPTVFWWQSPSGKKILTYRAEHYNYGNFFGIHTDNFEQFEERVLNYLDEMQAKNYPYDILVAQHSGYFTDNSPPSTKSCEMLKKWNEKYEWPKLRTAVASEFFKTVETKYPDKIETIRGAWPDWWTDGFASGAREAAVSRITHSDVIANQGTLSFAKMLGASLPKTVNTKIDDINNSLLFYDEHTFGYSESVRDPYGLETWEQRSLKQSYAWEAYRHAGLLGEVTMGLLQQFASKSEIPSIMVYNTLNWSYSGIAKAYIDHQILPREKAFEIIDSKGNVVPAQAAESRSDGTYWNLYVKDIPALGYAQYFIKVKDSPREDIKRSSSLKETRVENSWYTIDFNPWKGTINRLYDKDLKKQLLAEKPEWEMGEFIYEIIDSRRPMEQYKAPQFIRRRPEKIWFEQFEEGPIWNTYRFRGETVAGREPNNLMVEYRVFNLEKKIEIVYKLRKKAITDPEAIYVSFPYDVANGKINLDVPGGVIEAGVDQIPGSSNDWYTVQNFATARNNEYQVVMGSQEIPLMQFGAINTGRYKAGALPQSTNMFSWPMNNYWTTNFNADQMGEMKWSYFINSSADNSIEHATKFSWENRIPLRTRVLPAANKTIKGESAASVFRILPENLLLVNMKPVPGENAVMLQLREIGGKNAAFAVSSEKIRFKRPIVCDVTGTPTQKNSSLEFHPWENKFIKLSW, encoded by the coding sequence ATGAGAAAAAAAATAGTATTAGCAGTAATGGCTTTAGTCAGTCTCAGCATTGGCACAGCATCAGCAAAGCTCACTGAAGTAACTGGGAAACAGCTTCCGGCACTTTATAAAACCAATCAGGGATTGATGCAGAAAGTTGAAGTCACAATTCAGCAGGAAGACAATCCATCAGTGGCTACAATTCAATTTGGAAAAGCCAAACAAGAGGTGAAGCTTCAAAAAGGAACAAACAAATTCTACTTCGAAATCCCTCAGGCCTCCACTGCGGAACAAGTTGCCCTGGTTGTTTCGACTAATGGTGAGACGAAACAAACAACTGTTAATATCTCACCAGTACGACATTGGGAGATGAATATGGTTCAGCATACCCACACTGATATTGGCTACACCCGTTCGCAGATGGAGATCCTTGCCGAACATCTGCGTTATATAGACTATGCACTCGATTATTGCGATGCTACAGACAACTATCCGGACTTTGCAAAGTTTAAATGGACTTGCGAAATCTCATGGGCCGTGAGTGAATATTTAAAGTGTCGCCCCAAAGAACAAATTGACCGCTTGAAAAAGAGGGTCAAAGAGGGCAGAATCGAGATAGCAACAATGTATCTTAACTTCGATGAACTGCCGGATGAGCAAACACTGGCCGCATCTTTAGCTCCAATCAGACAATTTCGTGAGAATGGACTTCGTGCCGAAGTTGCGATGCAGAATGACGTGAATGGCATAGGCTGGTGTTTCAGCGAATTTTTCCCCGATGCAGGAGTAAAGTATGTAAATATGGGAACTCACGGACACCGTGCACTTATCTGTTTTGACAAACCAACCGTTTTCTGGTGGCAATCTCCATCGGGAAAGAAAATCCTTACTTACCGTGCAGAGCATTATAACTATGGCAACTTCTTTGGCATCCACACCGACAATTTCGAGCAATTTGAAGAACGTGTATTGAATTATCTCGACGAAATGCAAGCAAAGAACTATCCATATGATATTCTTGTAGCACAACATTCGGGCTACTTTACTGATAACTCACCTCCATCAACAAAAAGCTGCGAAATGCTGAAGAAATGGAATGAGAAATACGAATGGCCAAAGCTTCGTACGGCAGTTGCAAGTGAATTTTTCAAGACTGTTGAAACTAAATATCCCGACAAGATTGAAACTATTCGTGGTGCCTGGCCGGATTGGTGGACAGATGGTTTTGCTTCCGGAGCACGTGAAGCTGCTGTTTCGCGTATTACCCACTCTGACGTGATAGCAAATCAGGGAACTCTTTCGTTTGCGAAGATGCTTGGTGCAAGTTTACCTAAAACAGTTAATACTAAAATTGACGACATTAATAATTCGCTTCTTTTCTATGATGAACACACATTTGGATATAGCGAAAGTGTACGTGATCCTTATGGACTTGAAACGTGGGAACAGCGTTCCTTGAAGCAGTCGTACGCTTGGGAAGCTTACCGCCACGCCGGACTTTTGGGTGAGGTTACCATGGGCTTGCTTCAGCAGTTTGCTTCTAAATCCGAGATCCCGTCTATCATGGTTTACAACACTCTCAACTGGAGTTATAGTGGAATAGCAAAAGCATACATCGATCATCAGATTCTCCCTCGCGAAAAAGCTTTTGAGATTATAGATTCAAAAGGAAATGTTGTGCCTGCGCAAGCTGCAGAGAGTCGTTCAGATGGAACATATTGGAATCTCTATGTAAAAGATATCCCGGCACTTGGCTATGCCCAATACTTCATCAAGGTTAAAGACTCTCCTCGTGAAGATATAAAAAGGTCCTCTTCTTTGAAAGAGACTCGTGTTGAAAACTCGTGGTATACAATCGATTTTAATCCTTGGAAAGGAACCATCAACCGTCTATACGACAAAGATCTGAAGAAGCAGCTACTTGCCGAAAAACCTGAATGGGAGATGGGAGAATTTATCTATGAAATTATTGACAGCCGTCGTCCTATGGAACAATATAAGGCTCCTCAGTTCATTCGTCGCCGTCCTGAAAAGATCTGGTTCGAACAGTTTGAAGAGGGACCAATTTGGAATACTTATCGTTTTCGGGGAGAGACTGTTGCCGGACGTGAGCCAAACAACCTGATGGTGGAGTATAGGGTATTCAATTTGGAAAAGAAGATTGAGATAGTCTATAAACTACGTAAAAAGGCAATAACCGATCCAGAAGCTATATATGTTTCTTTTCCATACGATGTAGCAAATGGGAAAATTAATCTGGACGTTCCGGGAGGAGTTATTGAAGCAGGTGTTGACCAGATTCCAGGATCTTCGAACGATTGGTACACTGTTCAAAACTTTGCAACGGCAAGAAATAATGAGTACCAGGTAGTAATGGGTAGTCAGGAAATTCCTTTGATGCAGTTCGGAGCAATCAATACAGGAAGATATAAAGCCGGTGCTTTACCACAATCAACGAATATGTTTTCCTGGCCAATGAATAACTATTGGACAACTAATTTCAATGCCGACCAAATGGGAGAAATGAAATGGAGCTATTTTATCAATTCTTCGGCAGACAACAGCATTGAACACGCAACAAAGTTTTCATGGGAAAACAGAATACCTCTTCGTACCCGTGTGCTTCCTGCAGCAAACAAGACAATAAAAGGAGAATCGGCAGCATCTGTTTTCAGAATATTGCCCGAGAATCTTCTTCTGGTAAACATGAAACCTGTTCCGGGAGAAAATGCAGTTATGCTTCAACTACGTGAAATTGGTGGAAAAAATGCAGCATTTGCGGTTAGCTCAGAGAAGATCAGATTTAAGAGACCTATTGTTTGCGATGTAACAGGTACACCGACACAAAAGAACTCTTCCCTTGAATTTCACCCATGGGAAAACAAGTTTATCAAATTGTCCTGGTAG
- a CDS encoding MFS transporter translates to MENTNNITSTKRTILPILFGFFVMGFVDVVGIATNYVKKDFALSDSLANLLPMMVFLWFALFSIPTGICMGRHGRKNVVVVSILITAIAMLIPMFFYDFVMILIAFALLGIGNTILQVSLNPMVAQTVVQSKVTSVLTLGQFIKAISSFLGPIIAGIAASWFGDWKLIFIAYSIISIISIIWLLLAVKGSKQGMGEEASFVSTLKLMKNKKIFMLFLGILCLVGIDVGLNTTIPKLLMERLELPLQEAGLGTSLYFAARTIGTFVGAILLAKIASRSFFKISMVLAIISFTGLMLFNGMWLMCSMIVLVGLSLSNIFSIIFSLALEYKPSQSNEISALMIMGVSGGALIPPLMGVLNDSFGLMASLLLLLVCMFYIGFVALNSK, encoded by the coding sequence ATGGAGAACACAAATAATATCACAAGTACGAAAAGGACAATATTGCCCATTCTTTTTGGATTCTTTGTAATGGGCTTTGTCGATGTAGTTGGAATTGCCACCAATTATGTAAAGAAGGACTTTGCCCTATCAGACTCATTGGCTAATCTTTTACCCATGATGGTTTTTCTTTGGTTCGCTCTTTTCTCCATACCTACAGGTATTTGTATGGGGCGCCATGGCCGGAAAAACGTTGTCGTTGTTTCGATTTTAATTACGGCTATTGCAATGCTTATACCGATGTTTTTCTATGACTTTGTGATGATTCTCATTGCATTTGCACTTCTTGGCATAGGAAACACCATTTTACAGGTATCGCTCAACCCGATGGTTGCTCAGACTGTTGTTCAAAGCAAAGTAACGAGCGTGCTCACCTTGGGACAATTTATCAAGGCAATATCATCTTTCCTGGGTCCGATAATCGCTGGAATTGCAGCTTCATGGTTTGGCGATTGGAAACTGATTTTCATAGCCTATTCAATCATTTCGATAATCTCAATCATTTGGCTTTTGCTGGCTGTTAAAGGAAGCAAACAAGGAATGGGAGAAGAGGCCTCGTTTGTATCGACTCTAAAACTGATGAAAAACAAAAAGATTTTCATGTTGTTTCTAGGAATACTTTGCCTTGTTGGCATAGATGTGGGGTTGAACACTACCATTCCAAAGTTATTAATGGAACGTCTTGAACTTCCTCTTCAAGAAGCCGGACTTGGCACAAGCCTTTATTTTGCGGCTCGTACCATTGGAACATTCGTCGGGGCAATTCTTCTTGCAAAGATTGCATCACGTTCGTTCTTTAAAATAAGTATGGTTTTGGCCATTATTAGTTTTACGGGACTAATGTTGTTTAACGGAATGTGGTTGATGTGTTCGATGATTGTATTAGTTGGTCTTTCTCTCTCGAATATATTCTCCATTATCTTTTCATTGGCATTGGAGTATAAACCGTCACAATCAAATGAAATCTCTGCTTTAATGATTATGGGCGTTTCAGGAGGTGCTCTCATTCCTCCTCTAATGGGAGTTCTTAACGATAGTTTTGGGTTAATGGCATCATTGCTGCTATTATTGGTATGCATGTTTTATATTGGTTTTGTAGCATTAAATTCTAAATAA
- a CDS encoding GH92 family glycosyl hydrolase → MKLKHITSLPVFVLSLFIIGCIPGKETLKAQSLTQYVEPRIGTAHCRWFHFTPGAMPFGMAKPAPATNAHLGNKWGWEATGYDYRDNSIEGFPVLHEFQVGGIVLMPANGALRTVPGPVNDSTRIGYRSTFDRKDEIATAGYYSVLLKDYGIKAELTATPRVAFERFTFPASNSSRILFDIGNRQGESGAVKDAFVKMNAQGDIEGWVITEPEYVKKYQPGATVRLYFYAKVDKTPVSVGAFNGANIKKDVKEASGIGAGLYLNYKTTRDESITAKIGLSYTSVANAKFNLDTEASKLNFDEARRISHQTWEKYLGRIKVETADKADKVKFYTGLYHALLGRGLASDANGFYPRHDGSTGQIPLKNGKPIHNLYNTDAAWGAQWNLSQLWALAYPEYYSDYISSHLLVYKDAGWLSDGTANSRFVSGVGTNLLSTIIAGAYQCGIRDFDLKLAYEACLKNELDGKDRPLGAGKIDTKYFTEYGYVPFEESSDGPLESFMFSASHTLEYSYSAWALAQWSKKEGKMKDYDSLMYLSKGWERLYDPSTNFVRPKKKDGTFIQNFNPMQVWRGFQEGNAWQYTFYVPHDVKGLISKVGAEAFNQRLDSIFTVSEGMIFGGGTQIDAFAGLQTLYNHGNQPCLHISWLFNEAGKPSLTQKWVRSILNKFYGTDGIHGYGYGQDEDQGQLGAWYVISSMGLFDVKGLTDQNPSFEIASPLFDKITIQLNDRYYPGKEFVIKTINNSKTNQYIRSMKLNGKELSDTHIPFADIVRGGKLEINLNDQPKDKYSK, encoded by the coding sequence ATGAAATTAAAACACATAACATCTTTACCCGTTTTCGTTCTATCACTGTTTATAATAGGTTGTATTCCCGGGAAAGAGACTCTTAAGGCACAATCATTGACTCAGTATGTTGAGCCCCGAATAGGTACGGCGCATTGCCGATGGTTTCATTTTACCCCGGGAGCCATGCCTTTCGGAATGGCAAAACCGGCACCAGCCACCAATGCTCATTTAGGAAATAAGTGGGGATGGGAAGCTACCGGATACGATTATAGAGACAACTCTATTGAGGGATTCCCGGTTCTTCATGAATTTCAGGTGGGCGGCATTGTGCTTATGCCGGCAAACGGAGCGTTGAGAACGGTTCCCGGACCGGTTAACGATTCCACAAGAATTGGTTATCGCTCAACATTCGACAGAAAAGATGAAATAGCCACAGCTGGTTATTACTCGGTTTTACTAAAAGATTATGGAATAAAAGCAGAGCTCACCGCAACACCGCGCGTTGCTTTCGAGAGGTTTACATTTCCTGCAAGCAATTCAAGCCGGATATTGTTCGATATAGGCAATCGCCAGGGAGAAAGTGGAGCAGTGAAAGATGCATTCGTGAAAATGAACGCCCAAGGCGATATTGAAGGCTGGGTAATAACGGAGCCGGAATATGTGAAGAAGTATCAACCCGGAGCAACAGTCCGCCTTTATTTCTATGCAAAAGTAGACAAAACGCCTGTTTCTGTTGGAGCCTTTAATGGTGCTAACATCAAAAAAGATGTGAAGGAAGCATCGGGTATCGGAGCAGGACTTTATCTAAACTACAAAACAACCCGGGATGAGAGTATAACAGCTAAAATCGGATTGTCTTATACATCGGTTGCCAACGCCAAGTTTAATCTTGATACCGAGGCATCCAAACTCAACTTTGACGAGGCAAGGAGAATTTCGCACCAGACATGGGAAAAGTATCTTGGAAGAATCAAAGTGGAAACCGCCGACAAAGCCGATAAGGTTAAGTTCTACACAGGTCTTTATCATGCTCTGCTAGGAAGAGGCCTTGCAAGCGATGCGAATGGATTTTATCCGCGCCACGACGGAAGCACAGGTCAAATCCCTTTAAAGAATGGTAAACCCATTCATAACCTTTACAATACCGATGCCGCATGGGGTGCGCAATGGAATTTGTCGCAGCTTTGGGCATTAGCATATCCGGAATATTATTCCGATTATATCAGTAGTCATCTTTTGGTGTATAAAGATGCCGGATGGCTTTCGGATGGCACGGCCAATAGCCGGTTTGTGTCGGGTGTAGGAACCAATCTTTTATCCACAATAATTGCAGGTGCATACCAATGCGGTATCCGTGATTTTGATTTAAAACTCGCTTATGAGGCATGTCTTAAGAACGAATTGGATGGAAAAGATCGTCCTCTTGGCGCAGGTAAAATAGATACGAAGTATTTTACTGAATATGGATATGTACCTTTCGAAGAGAGTTCCGACGGTCCACTTGAATCCTTTATGTTTTCAGCTTCACATACGCTTGAATACTCTTATAGTGCATGGGCATTAGCTCAATGGTCTAAGAAAGAGGGAAAGATGAAGGATTATGACTCTTTGATGTATCTTTCCAAAGGGTGGGAAAGACTTTATGATCCTTCTACAAACTTTGTTCGTCCGAAAAAGAAAGACGGAACCTTTATTCAAAACTTCAACCCGATGCAAGTGTGGAGAGGTTTTCAGGAAGGAAATGCCTGGCAATACACATTCTATGTTCCTCACGATGTGAAGGGCTTGATTTCTAAAGTTGGAGCAGAAGCTTTCAACCAACGTCTCGATAGTATCTTTACTGTTTCTGAAGGCATGATCTTTGGTGGAGGAACCCAAATTGATGCGTTTGCAGGATTGCAAACTCTATATAACCATGGCAACCAACCTTGCCTGCATATTTCATGGCTATTCAACGAGGCTGGCAAACCGTCTCTCACCCAGAAGTGGGTACGTTCCATCTTGAATAAGTTCTATGGAACAGATGGCATTCATGGCTATGGCTACGGACAGGACGAAGACCAGGGGCAACTTGGGGCATGGTATGTTATCTCTTCAATGGGACTTTTCGACGTTAAAGGATTGACTGACCAGAATCCCTCTTTTGAGATAGCTTCTCCCCTATTCGACAAAATTACGATTCAGCTTAACGATAGATATTACCCGGGCAAAGAATTTGTGATTAAAACAATCAACAATAGTAAGACAAATCAGTATATCAGGTCGATGAAGCTCAATGGCAAAGAACTGTCAGATACACATATCCCCTTTGCCGATATAGTCAGGGGTGGAAAACTAGAGATTAATCTCAACGATCAGCCTAAAGATAAATATTCTAAATAA